A genomic region of Daphnia carinata strain CSIRO-1 chromosome 5, CSIRO_AGI_Dcar_HiC_V3, whole genome shotgun sequence contains the following coding sequences:
- the LOC130702850 gene encoding serrate RNA effector molecule homolog isoform X2 — MGDSDDDYDRRRRDKFRGERSEYRAAGESGRREERGNPRREEWNDRGLMEPRRGESWNSQRGSRSQPRHEYRESYRGRERYSPAGGYDAPQVPKRMRPDWEDRRYGFDGGYGPNIGSSWGQNEAVINTPPSAGNFGGSSSRGDEFPTQPPMMSFKAFLAAHDDSISDEEAVKKYAEYKLEFRRQQLNEFFTSHKDEEWFKLKYHPEENQKRKNEHQAHIELRVKTMLDLMGEGYLDQVTIDADQSEKLVKLLDTVVIKLEGGSEIDLQVLENPPVQPAAEKPKKNQEKVASEGENKETEEMQEGEDVKDEGALEDSKAETNDDPKNAVNNKGGKRKRSGFDSDSGSDWEREGKGQSDVSEAPQSPDGKLEGGDASPSHTTEETEENQVKEVEKTKADEGEEKTEEKKENGASGQPRELHRTASIFLRNLAPTITKLEVEAMCKRYPGFLRAAIADPQPERRWFRRGWVTFERNVNIKEICWNLNNIRLRDTELGAIVNRDLSRRIRTVSGITSHKQVVRNDIRLAAKIIQNLDARLGLWVDESDKAKNAAGAESTLSFSGTSRNPVLHNITDFLIEEASAEEEELLGASANEEGEEADAAAGLTRDDELIKVLDRLLFYLRIVHSVDYYNHCEYPNEDEMPNRCGIMHARGIPPSSKVTQSEINDYCRSFESKIASFLEPIKRLSDEEASKLGLKESKAEVEKFVAANTQELAKDKWLCPLSGKKFKGPDFVRKHVFNKHAEKVDEVRKDVEYFNNYLRDPKRPQLPEHPGNRAAGIRPSPINESQRGDHFGPPGGFGYGNFNYGSGRGGFGGGGFGGPNNFGNVGGGGGRDFGFAGRNNRGGRGRGGGPRHMSHYRDLDRPNDEEF, encoded by the exons ATGGGGGACAGTGACGATGATTACGATCGCCGGAGAAGAGACAAGTTTCGGGGAGAAAGGAGTGAGTATCGTGCAGCTGGAGAGTCTGGAAGAAGAGAGGAAAGAGGAAACCCTCGTAGAGAAGAGTGGAATGACag aGGTCTGATGGAACCCAGACGAGGAGAGTCCTGGAATTCACAGAGAGGTTCACGTTCCCAACCACGTCATGAATACCGTGAATCTTACCGTGGCCGTGAAAGGTACAGCCCTGCTGGTGGTTATGATGCACCCCAAGTACCCAAAAGAATGAGGCCCGACTG GGAAGACAGACGTTATGGGTTTGATGGTGGCTATGGGCCAAACATAGGATCTTCCTGGGGCCAAAATGAAGCAGTCATCAATACCCCACCCAGTGCTGGAAATTTCGGTGGTTCTTCGTCAAG AGGGGACGAATTTCCAACCCAACCACCAATGATGTCTTTCAAGGCCTTCCTTGCTGCTCATGATGACTCGATTTCCGATGAAGAAGCTGTAAAAAAATACGCTGAGTACAAACTAGAATTTCGCCGTCAGCAGctgaatgaattttttacaagCCACAAGGACGAAGAGTG GTTCAAGTTGAAATATCACCCAgaggaaaaccaaaaaaggaaaaacgagcATCAGGCCCATATAGAA CTTCGTGTTAAAACTATGTTGGATCTAATGGGAGAGGGTTATTTAGACCAAGTGACAATTGACGCCGATCAGTCCGAGAAACTAGTTAAGCTGCTTGACACTGTGGTTATTAAACTTGAAGGCGGTTCTGAAATAGATCTTCAGGTACTTGAGAACCCTCCTGTACAACCAGCAGCTGAAAAG CCGAAAAAGAATCAAGAAAAAGTTGCTAGTGAGggggaaaataaagaaacggaAGAAATGCAAGAAGGCGAAGATGTGAAAGATGAAGGTGCATTGGAAGATTCGAAAGCTGAAACTAACGATGATCCAAAAAATGCCGTCAATAATAAAG GGGGTAAAAGGAAGAGAAGTGGTTTTGATTCCGACAGTGGAAGCGATTGGGAACGCGAAGGCAAAGGTCAATCCGATGTTTCTGAAGCGCCTCAGAGCCCTGATGGTAAGTTGGAGGGTGGGGACGCTAGTCCATCTCATACAACCGAAGAAACAGAGGAAAACCAAGTAAAAGAAGTTGAGAAAACGAAGGCTGATGAAGGCgaagagaaaacagaagagaaaaaggaaaatggtgCGTCTGGTCAACCTCGAGAGTTACACCGTACCGCTTCAATATTTCTTCGTAATTTGGCACCGACCATCACAAAACTGGAAGTCGAAGCG ATGTGCAAACGATACCCAGGATTTCTTCGTGCGGCTATTGCCGACCCTCAGCCAGAGCGCCGGTGGTTTCGACGTGGATGGGTGACGTTTGAACGTAACGTTAACATCAAAGAAATTTGCTGGAATTTGAACAATATTCGG ctaCGTGACACTGAATTGGGGGCCATAGTGAATCGCGATCTGAGTCGTCGCATCCGTACTGTTAGTGGCATAACGTCCCACAAACAGGTTGTTAGAAATGACATCCGCTTGGCAGCCAAAATCATCCAAAATTTGGATGCGCGTTTGGGCCTTTGGGTCGATGAAAGTGATAAAGCCAAAAATGCAGCTGGGGCTGAATCTACCCTTAGCTTCTCTGGAACGAGCCGCAATCCTGTTCTTCATAACATTACCGACTTTTTGATTGAAGAAGCTTCTGCTGAAGAAGAGGAACTTCTGGGTGCATCAGCCAACGAAGAAGGCGAAGAGGCCGATGCAGCTGCAGGCCTCACTCGGGACGATGAGCTAATTAAAGTCTTAGATCGCTTACTCTTCTATTTGCGCATCGTTCACTCGGTCGACTATTACAACCACTGTGAATATCCGAACGAAGATGAGATGCCAAACCGTTGTGGCATAATGCATGCACGCGGAATTCCACCATCGTCCAAA GTCACTCAGAGTGAAATCAATGACTATTGTAGGTCGTTTGAAAGTAAAATTGCTTCATTCCTGGAACCTATAAAACGCCTAAGCGATGAAGAAGCGAGCAAGCTGGGATTAAAAGAATCTAAAGC TGAAGTAGAGAAATTCGTTGCCGCTAACACACAGGAACTAGCCAAAGACAAATGGCTGTGTCCTCTCTCAGGAAAGAAGTTTAAGGGCCCTGATTTCGTACGCAAACATGTGTTCAACAAACATGCCGAGAAGGTGGATGAGGTACGGAAGGATGTCGAATACTTCAACAATTACCTGCGTGACCCAAAAAGACCTCAGTTGCCTGAGCATCCTGGAAATCGAGCTGCGGGAATTAGACCTTCTCCGATAAATGAATCCCAAAGGGGTGACCATTTCGGTCCACCCGGAGGTTTTGG GTATGGTAATTTTAATTACGGTAGTGGGAGAGGAGGTTTCGGTGGAGGTGGCTTCGGAGGACCCAATAATTTCGGTAACgttggaggaggaggaggcagAGATTTCGGCTTTGCTGGTCGAAATAATCGAGGAGGAAGAGGCCGCGG
- the LOC130702850 gene encoding serrate RNA effector molecule homolog isoform X1, translating into MGDSDDDYDRRRRDKFRGERSEYRAAGESGRREERGNPRREEWNDRGLMEPRRGESWNSQRGSRSQPRHEYRESYRGRERYSPAGGYDAPQVPKRMRPDWEDRRYGFDGGYGPNIGSSWGQNEAVINTPPSAGNFGGSSSRGDEFPTQPPMMSFKAFLAAHDDSISDEEAVKKYAEYKLEFRRQQLNEFFTSHKDEEWFKLKYHPEENQKRKNEHQAHIELRVKTMLDLMGEGYLDQVTIDADQSEKLVKLLDTVVIKLEGGSEIDLQVLENPPVQPAAEKPKKNQEKVASEGENKETEEMQEGEDVKDEGALEDSKAETNDDPKNAVNNKGGKRKRSGFDSDSGSDWEREGKGQSDVSEAPQSPDGKLEGGDASPSHTTEETEENQVKEVEKTKADEGEEKTEEKKENGASGQPRELHRTASIFLRNLAPTITKLEVEAMCKRYPGFLRAAIADPQPERRWFRRGWVTFERNVNIKEICWNLNNIRLRDTELGAIVNRDLSRRIRTVSGITSHKQVVRNDIRLAAKIIQNLDARLGLWVDESDKAKNAAGAESTLSFSGTSRNPVLHNITDFLIEEASAEEEELLGASANEEGEEADAAAGLTRDDELIKVLDRLLFYLRIVHSVDYYNHCEYPNEDEMPNRCGIMHARGIPPSSKVTQSEINDYCRSFESKIASFLEPIKRLSDEEASKLGLKESKAEVEKFVAANTQELAKDKWLCPLSGKKFKGPDFVRKHVFNKHAEKVDEVRKDVEYFNNYLRDPKRPQLPEHPGNRAAGIRPSPINESQRGDHFGPPGGFGYGNFNYGSGRGGFGGGGFGGPNNFGNVGGGGGRDFGFAGRNNRGGRGRGPQQSSYEGRTIIGYDDVDTPADFDVF; encoded by the exons ATGGGGGACAGTGACGATGATTACGATCGCCGGAGAAGAGACAAGTTTCGGGGAGAAAGGAGTGAGTATCGTGCAGCTGGAGAGTCTGGAAGAAGAGAGGAAAGAGGAAACCCTCGTAGAGAAGAGTGGAATGACag aGGTCTGATGGAACCCAGACGAGGAGAGTCCTGGAATTCACAGAGAGGTTCACGTTCCCAACCACGTCATGAATACCGTGAATCTTACCGTGGCCGTGAAAGGTACAGCCCTGCTGGTGGTTATGATGCACCCCAAGTACCCAAAAGAATGAGGCCCGACTG GGAAGACAGACGTTATGGGTTTGATGGTGGCTATGGGCCAAACATAGGATCTTCCTGGGGCCAAAATGAAGCAGTCATCAATACCCCACCCAGTGCTGGAAATTTCGGTGGTTCTTCGTCAAG AGGGGACGAATTTCCAACCCAACCACCAATGATGTCTTTCAAGGCCTTCCTTGCTGCTCATGATGACTCGATTTCCGATGAAGAAGCTGTAAAAAAATACGCTGAGTACAAACTAGAATTTCGCCGTCAGCAGctgaatgaattttttacaagCCACAAGGACGAAGAGTG GTTCAAGTTGAAATATCACCCAgaggaaaaccaaaaaaggaaaaacgagcATCAGGCCCATATAGAA CTTCGTGTTAAAACTATGTTGGATCTAATGGGAGAGGGTTATTTAGACCAAGTGACAATTGACGCCGATCAGTCCGAGAAACTAGTTAAGCTGCTTGACACTGTGGTTATTAAACTTGAAGGCGGTTCTGAAATAGATCTTCAGGTACTTGAGAACCCTCCTGTACAACCAGCAGCTGAAAAG CCGAAAAAGAATCAAGAAAAAGTTGCTAGTGAGggggaaaataaagaaacggaAGAAATGCAAGAAGGCGAAGATGTGAAAGATGAAGGTGCATTGGAAGATTCGAAAGCTGAAACTAACGATGATCCAAAAAATGCCGTCAATAATAAAG GGGGTAAAAGGAAGAGAAGTGGTTTTGATTCCGACAGTGGAAGCGATTGGGAACGCGAAGGCAAAGGTCAATCCGATGTTTCTGAAGCGCCTCAGAGCCCTGATGGTAAGTTGGAGGGTGGGGACGCTAGTCCATCTCATACAACCGAAGAAACAGAGGAAAACCAAGTAAAAGAAGTTGAGAAAACGAAGGCTGATGAAGGCgaagagaaaacagaagagaaaaaggaaaatggtgCGTCTGGTCAACCTCGAGAGTTACACCGTACCGCTTCAATATTTCTTCGTAATTTGGCACCGACCATCACAAAACTGGAAGTCGAAGCG ATGTGCAAACGATACCCAGGATTTCTTCGTGCGGCTATTGCCGACCCTCAGCCAGAGCGCCGGTGGTTTCGACGTGGATGGGTGACGTTTGAACGTAACGTTAACATCAAAGAAATTTGCTGGAATTTGAACAATATTCGG ctaCGTGACACTGAATTGGGGGCCATAGTGAATCGCGATCTGAGTCGTCGCATCCGTACTGTTAGTGGCATAACGTCCCACAAACAGGTTGTTAGAAATGACATCCGCTTGGCAGCCAAAATCATCCAAAATTTGGATGCGCGTTTGGGCCTTTGGGTCGATGAAAGTGATAAAGCCAAAAATGCAGCTGGGGCTGAATCTACCCTTAGCTTCTCTGGAACGAGCCGCAATCCTGTTCTTCATAACATTACCGACTTTTTGATTGAAGAAGCTTCTGCTGAAGAAGAGGAACTTCTGGGTGCATCAGCCAACGAAGAAGGCGAAGAGGCCGATGCAGCTGCAGGCCTCACTCGGGACGATGAGCTAATTAAAGTCTTAGATCGCTTACTCTTCTATTTGCGCATCGTTCACTCGGTCGACTATTACAACCACTGTGAATATCCGAACGAAGATGAGATGCCAAACCGTTGTGGCATAATGCATGCACGCGGAATTCCACCATCGTCCAAA GTCACTCAGAGTGAAATCAATGACTATTGTAGGTCGTTTGAAAGTAAAATTGCTTCATTCCTGGAACCTATAAAACGCCTAAGCGATGAAGAAGCGAGCAAGCTGGGATTAAAAGAATCTAAAGC TGAAGTAGAGAAATTCGTTGCCGCTAACACACAGGAACTAGCCAAAGACAAATGGCTGTGTCCTCTCTCAGGAAAGAAGTTTAAGGGCCCTGATTTCGTACGCAAACATGTGTTCAACAAACATGCCGAGAAGGTGGATGAGGTACGGAAGGATGTCGAATACTTCAACAATTACCTGCGTGACCCAAAAAGACCTCAGTTGCCTGAGCATCCTGGAAATCGAGCTGCGGGAATTAGACCTTCTCCGATAAATGAATCCCAAAGGGGTGACCATTTCGGTCCACCCGGAGGTTTTGG GTATGGTAATTTTAATTACGGTAGTGGGAGAGGAGGTTTCGGTGGAGGTGGCTTCGGAGGACCCAATAATTTCGGTAACgttggaggaggaggaggcagAGATTTCGGCTTTGCTGGTCGAAATAATCGAGGAGGAAGAGGCCGCGG GCCCCAACAA
- the LOC130702860 gene encoding SAP domain-containing ribonucleoprotein-like: MDISKLKVVDLKKELKNRGLSTIGTKNELMERLQDAVHEDETGDNGALDNDDLLDEEAVLAEESDEAILEEGSTNLIVPEDDAALLTPTALITPKVSAEVPAQNSKSEIGTSRKKIILNRKVASSLTSGEESVLQETETPDANSPNKSNETETKEEKKVVKLGSLSAEERAKLRAQKFGVPVPDSLKKAVRAERFGNANSTVAPTGKSQVVDNEKLLKRQARFGVVSNAEIDEKKQKRAERFGANNVGGASSDEQKRKRAERFGLA; encoded by the exons ATGGACATCTCCAAGTTAAAA GTTGTGGACCtgaaaaaagagttgaaaaaCAGGGGACTCAGTACCattggaacaaaaaatgaattaatggAACGATTGCAAGATGCCGTGCATg AAGATGAAACAGGAGATAATGGAGCTTTGGATAATGACGATCTTCTAGATGAAGAGGCAGTTTTGGCA GAAGAATCTGATGAAGCTATCTTAGAAGAGGGAAGCACAAATCTGATTGTGCCAGAAGATGATGCAGCTCTCCTAACACCAACTGCATTGATCACTCCCAAAGTTTCTGCTGAAGT GCCTGCccagaattcaaagagtgaaATAGGCACTTCCCGCAAAAAAATCATCTTGAATAGGAAAGTAGCATCTTCTCTCACTTCAGGGGAAGAAAGTGTTTTACAGGAAACAGAAACTCCTGATGCAAATAGTCCCAATAAGAGTAATGAAACAGAAactaaggaagaaaaaaaggtggtcAAACTTGGTTCCTTGTCTGCTGAAGAAAGAGCCAAGCTCAGAGCCCAAAAATTTGGGGTTCCTGTTCCCGATTCCCTTAAAAAAGCTGTAAGAGCAGAGAGGTTTGGTAATGCAAATTCCACAGTTGCACCAACTGGTAAATCACAG GTGGTTGACAATGAGAAACTCTTGAAGAGGCAAGCTCGTTTTGGAGTTGTATCAAATGCCGAAATTGATGAGAAGAAGCAAAAACGAGCAGAAAGATTTGGAGCTAATAATGTTGGCGGCGCCAGTTCTGACGAACAGAAACGTAAACGTGCGGAGCGTTTCGGTCTTGCCTGA
- the LOC130702859 gene encoding ankyrin repeat and SOCS box protein 13-like yields MESLLIEWHLSESLKNRHPMHYAARNGNVDVMKALISRGYVVNCMTPSELVTPLHEASSKGCVEAVQFLIDEGAWINARNIDGATPLCVACAAGQTEVAKILIESNASVNPTILIDPLNSPLHEAVMKGHVQCVKLLIAKGAKLNAADRHYGTPLHAACVAYKINIDCILSLVQAGADVNATIVHKAPLHIAAYRNLLSVVQLLLNYGADVYARDKSGKRPKDLARSNSAVKRLLKSYEIHPRTLSDCCRLTILKSFVVGKNSIIIKQLGLPKKVVQYIFSC; encoded by the exons ATGGAAAGTCTTTTAATTGAATGGCATCTTAGTGAATCACTTAAGAACAGACATCCT atGCATTATGCAGCAAGGAATGGAAATGTTGATGTCATGAAAGCACTCATTAGTCGTGGCTATGTTGTAAATTGTATGACACCATCTGAACTAGTCACTCCTTTACATGAAGCAAGCTCCAAAGGGTGTGTAGAAGCTGTGCAGTTCTTGATAGATGAGGGGGCATGG ataaaTGCTAGAAACATTGATGGGGCTACTCCACTTTGTGTGGCTTGTGCGGCAGGCCAAACAGAAGTAGCCAAAATTTTGATAGAAAGTAATGCTTCCGTCAATCCAACAATTCTAATTGACCCCTTAAACTCACCCCTACATGAAGCAGTCATGAAAG GTCACGTTCAATGTGTGAAACTTTTGATAGCTAAAGGAGCAAAACTAAATGCAGCTGATAGACATTATGGAACACCTCTCCATGCAGCATGTGTTGCATACAAAATCAATATTGATTGCATTTTGTCATTAGTTCAAGCAG GCGCCGATGTCAATGCTACGATAGTCCACAAAGCTCCCCTTCACATTGCTGC ATATAGGAACTTATTGTCAGTGGTGCAACTATTATTGAACTATGGTGCTGATGTTTACGCGAGAGATAAATCAGGTAAACGTCCAAAGGATTTGGCAAGATCTAATTCTGCTGTCAAAAGACTGCTAAAAAGCTATGAAATTCACCCACGAACTCTAAGTGACTGCTGCAGATTAACAATACTTAAATCCTTTGTTGTAGGAAAAAACTCAATAATTATCAAACAGTTGGGACTTCCTAAGAAAGTTGTACAATATATTTTCAGTTGTTAA
- the LOC130702861 gene encoding NOP protein chaperone 1-like — MTSEAKSQSDILKPKHSKALLGVEGIRQKTKESVVFSLLKEKKRSGGTFKIAPSSSLQKVKEFLPHLRSANIKMQEELKSDPNKQTKYDIQNLDEESGRIIEMDLALYEDTDSDCSISSEDMRTEANNEVIDENNIKFPGGNFKSNLVQVIEKDQVEQENITIPV; from the exons ATGACGTCTGAAGCAAAGTCACAAAGTGATATTTTGAAACCAAAACATTCCAAAGCACTGCTTGGTGTGGAGGGAATTAGACAAAAAA CAAAAGAAAGTGtagttttctctctcttgaaagagaaaaaacgtAGTGGTGGAACATTCAAAATTGCGCCATCATCTTCTTTGCAGAAG GTCAAAGAATTTCTACCTCACCTAAGGAGTGCAAACATTAAAATGCAAGAGGAGCTTAAAAGTGATCCTAACAAGCAAACAAAGTATGACATACAGAACTTAGATGAAGAATCTGGAAGAATAATAGAAATG GATTTGGCTCTTTATGAAGACACAGATTCAGACTGTTCAATTTCATCTGAAGACATGAGAACAGAGGCAAACAATGAAGTGATAGATGAAAATAACATAAAGTTTCCAGGAGGCAACTTTAAGTCGAACTTAGTTCAAGTTATAGAAAAGGATCAAGTAGAACAGGAAAATATTACCATTCCTGTTTAA